A window of Glycine soja cultivar W05 chromosome 2, ASM419377v2, whole genome shotgun sequence genomic DNA:
TTAAGTATAATATGACTGCTATTACTGAGTATTATCCGTCTGGTGCTGTTAGGTGACAAACAAGGAACCCTTGAATTCCTCAAGTTAATTTTTAGAGCTCTCTGCCTCTGCTGGGATCGTCAAACACAGGATCTTCACATTGATTGGATCCTTTTCAGAGGTAGATCTTTGATTCCGGTTTCTTGTGAAGTGgtaaatgataatattgatgGGTATTATCCATCATCTCATTTTCCTATATTTGCCGAGTTTATGCTTCCTCGCACTGTAAGAATGCTAGAATCACCTGTACAAGAAGATAgctaaattcttttttcttgccATATCTGGTGCTTCCCTTGTGGTgctcttcttctcctttttaTAGCTGTCCATCATGAATGTATTTTGTAGGTAAATTGGGGTTTGTACTTTGTAGGGGTATTGAGGGGAGGGAAGAGTTTGAAGTATGCTTTATGTTTTTCTGAAAAATGTGGACACATCATTGTCAGCAAAATTTGTTAGCTGAATACTGCCCCCCATAATTGAGGATCATGTAttgaatcatatttaatttgcttataaatttaatttgttccTGCTGTTTCTTTCAATTTTCGATTGAATTATATTGACACAACTTTGTCCTTGAAGTTTGAAGGGGCGTGCTTTTCAGATTCGTCATATACGCATGatgactagtttttttttttcttttcttcttttatccaTGTCATTAAATACTAACGATTTGGTAATGAATTGTTTCTAGTtccctaaattttttaaatttattccaccaaatataaaataaactaggAATTATAAACTGGTAAAATAATGACTAATTTTcagcaataaaaataaacaaggaattaaaaataagcaaaaaaatttagaaggactaaaaatactgatagaaaattaataaaggaataaaagttatatataaaaaatgagggACTAAAAATTAGAATCTAGAAAAGATGAGggactaaaaatttaattaattaattgttacaacATTGTGTAAGTTATGAGagaaaaaatttaacttttaaaataatatacattaaaatGACTTGTTTGgggattaaattttaataattttaaaataaaataaagaaatttcaaataatacttgaaatattatgttttatttggtttgaattgaatcaaattttaaaattgcagTCGAAATTCGAtccaatcaaataataaaattttgagtttTGCCATCTTCAACATTAGATataagttttttataaaaaaaagatataaatttcaaggtataattacaaaaatagaaaaaaatcactTAACAGACAATCCATGATCAGAAGTGTTCGAGTTAATTCAAAGTATGAGAATCGAGTTTGAGTGGAGCCACATTTTAACTTGAACGAATTGTTCCAAACATTATTCTAAACCACCAGCCAATCATTAACTTCAATTAATGTAATGAACACGAGTGGGTGGATGATTCGTCAATCACCGTTTAAACTACGTGATCCATTCAGTGCCGCACGTCATGATATTGATCTCATTCATAGTCATGCATGGTTTAGAAATGTCTCACAAATCCTCAAGATTTTTGTGTCTCaactactttttaaaaaaaacaacctttgcatttcgacgaacaaagcaataaaaattgacacaaaaaaattacaacagaACAGAACAGGGGAAGAGAAAGAGAGCGGGTGGAGCGTGTTTGTTTGAAAACAATGGCGAGAGAGCCTCTGGCTCGTGACCTATGcatttgtgtgtgcatttacaTTCTACTCATTGCCCACCAAAGTACCTGTTTTTACCTCCCTGGTGTTGCACCTGAGGATTTCTGGAAGGTCATTACATTTCTTGTTTTCCTTCaaaatctattttcttttttagtattttaagcATGTTCATTCATTTCTTATTGAATTTCATGTTAGATCAGTGATGGGTCATGTTGGTTTTATGCTTTCTGTATCCCTTCTTTTTTACCTTGTTGGTTTTTGATCCTTGCTTGATCCTCTtgattcattttcatttgatgAGGGGATGAGTAATTTGAATTCTGTGTGATTTTGATGAGTAATCAGAATCACACCAATCCTGATTCCATCATGCAATGCCAATGCCAACTATTGTGGGAGTTATAGGAATAAGGCGTGTGTGAAACTTTGCATAACTATATATGTTTGCCATTATGTGATTGCACCAAAAATTTGCATTTCCTAGACAGTAACATAGTTGACAGCTTATTCTCCTAATTCAATCAATGCATTGGTGATCAACCAGAGAAACAGGCCGTGACTTTTCCTAATTCGTaacatttgtttattatattgtGTTCATTGGTGCAGGGAGATCCGTTGAAGGTGAAAGTGAACAAACTGACTTCCACAAAAACACAGCTGCCTTACTCATACTATTCACTGCCTTATTGCCGGCCAAAACACATTTTCGACAGTGCAGAAAACCTGGGGGAAGTTCTCCGGGGAGATCGCATTGAAAACTCTCCCTATGTGGTTGGTTTATTAAATCTTTCGGACAGGTTCCAACTTTCCACCTTATGTTTAGTATGTTTCACTACTAAAATAttgaaacttttaaatttttccaGTTTAAAATGAGAGAACCACAGCTGTGCAATGTTGCTTGTCGTCTGATTCTTGATGAAAAAGCAGCCAAAGAGTTCAAGGAAATGATAGATGATGAGTATCGGGTGAACATGTGAGGCACTAATGACCCTGAAGTTTATATCTCATGCAACTTTGTGGGAATATGTCTTTGTGACAAAAGGATATTTTATCCTTGCATTGTTGCAGGATTTTAGACAATCTTCCTTTGGTTGTTCCTATACGAAGGCTTGATCAGGAATCTTCCGTGGTGTATCTGCATGGCTTCCTTGTAGGTCTTAAGGGACAATATTCTGGAGTATGTACAAGCTTGCTGAGTGCTGAGCATAAATTTATAAcctttattttgatttcttttttaccTCTTGTACTCAACTGTTGACAGATCAAAGAGGACAAGTATTTTATTCACAACCACTTAGCATTTGTGGTTAAGTATCATACTGATCCAGAGTTAGATTTGTCAAGGATTGTAGGATTTGAGGTTACACCATTCAGGTTGTATTATAATTCTTTTCCACCTAGTTTTTAATATAGTTTTGTACTTATCTATTAATCTCATGGCTAATAATAACTGTACATTGAAATGATTCTTATGAATTCAGTGTAAAGCATGAATATGAAGGTAAATGGAATGAGAATACCCGCTTAACTACCTGTGATCCCCATGCAAAAAAGCTAGTCACTAGCTCTGAATCTCCTCAAGAGGTTGAACACAAGAAGGAAATCATTTTTTCCTATGATGTTGAGTTTGAGGTTAGTTACTACAATTTGTAGCAACTGAATTACCAAAGTGACACTAAGAATCGGATTTAGatgttgatttcttttttacCTTGTAGGCAAGTGATGTGAAGTGGGCATATCGCTGGGATACCTATCTTCTTATGGCCAATGACCAGATTCACTGGTTTTCAATTGTCAATTCTTTGATGATTGTACTCTTCCTTTCAGGCATGGTGGCTATGATAATGTTGCGGACACTTTACCGTGATATCTCTAAGTACAATCAACTAGAGACACAAGAAGAAGCACAAGAAGAGACAGGATGGAAACTTGTCCATGGGGATGTATTCAGGCCTCCATCAAACTCAGATTTACTCTGTGTATATGTTGGAACAGGTGTTCAGTTTTTCGGAATGATTCTTGTCACCATGATGTTTGCTGCCCTTGGATTTTTGTCTCCCTCAAATAGAGGAGGGTTGATGACAGCCATGCTCTTGCTCTGGGTATTTATGGGACTGTTTGCTGGATATGCTTCGGCACGTCTCTATAAGATGTTCAAGGGAACAGAATGGAAGAAAATCTCATTTGGCACTGCCTTTATATTTCCTGCCACTGCCTTTGCTGTATTCTTTGTGCTAAATGCTCTAATTTGGGGGCAGAGGTCTTCTGGGGCTGTGCCATTTCAAACAATGTTTGCGCTTCTTTTGTTATGGTTTGGCATCTCATTTCCACTTGTGTTTGTTGGTGGTTTTGTTGGGTTTAATAAGAAGCCAGCAATTGAGGATCCTGTGAAGACAAACAAGATAGCTAGGCAGATTCCAAAGCAGGCTTGGTACATGAATCATGTATGCTCTATTCTAATAGGAGGCATACTCCCATTTGGTGCAGTCTTCATTGAGCTTTTCTTCATCCTCACATCAATCTGGTTACATcagttttattatatatttggttTCCTCTTCATCGTGTTCGTCATCCTCATTATCACCTGTGCTGAGATCACAATTGTGCTCTGCTACTTTCAGCTGTGTAGTGAGAACTACAATTGGTGGTGGAGGTCGTATCTGACTTCAGGTTCCTCTGCACTCTACCTTTTCCTATATGCTGTTTTTTACTTCTTCACAAAACTTGAAATCTCAAAACCAATATCTGGAATCTTGTACTTCGGGTACATGCTGCTGCTTTCGTATACTTTCTTTGTGTTGACCGGTACAATTGGTTTCTATGCATGCTTCTGGTTCACAAGGCTGATCTATTCGTCGGTCAAAATCGACTGAACCTTGCCAAATTTTAGTCTCATGGTTTCAGTTCTAAGTTCAAGCACAGAAATTTAGTCTCCTCTACCTAGGATATTTGGTAGTTCTGATTTTTGTTCCAAGTCATCAAATGTATTTTCATAGTATCCAATTTTGTATTCTTCATTGGTATCCATGAATGTTCTCATTGTTTTGTATGGCACATTCACAAGGACTATTGAGCAATTTATCTGTCCTCAATgcctatcttggaaaaagtttGTCTTGCTAGTAAATACTAAATGTAAACCTTGGTTTAGATCctgtattaaaatataaaatcacttCTTTTTGTCAATTAGAAATTTGCTATAAATATTGCAATCTATGCCAGTACTTTTAATTGAATGTTTCTGGTAGACAACTGCATGGTTTCCCTTGTATATGCTATGCTTCGTATTACGAAATGAACCAGTCCAAAACTTGAATTGGCTTGTGCTCCTGTTCATCTTAGACGTAGGTAGTCAACTGTACGGATGTGAAAACCACGTTTGAATTTAAGGAGGAATAACCTCCACTTTTCCCACTTATTTGTCATCTTGAATTATACTGAAAATGATTCCAGTGGAAAACCACACGTATATTCTGTCAACCAGTAATTATATAACTTCAATAATAAACTTGAGAATAGTACATAAGTTTACATGCTCGGTGGCCCACAGCCAAGTTGGCTTAATGTATAATACTATAATTTACAAGGACACAGATGAAGAGTCATTACAAGTCTTGAAACCCTTACAACTGTAACCAGGATAATTGTATAATACATTGCTTTCGACCTTTCTTCACAAATTCAATCATCATAGTCAACCAAAACAAGCATTTTAAGAGAACACATGGAAATTTTAGTCAGCATCATCCGCAGAGAAGTCAGGCTCAGGGGGTTTCTGTAGTTTCACTAACTCCCTGGCAGTCTTGGCAAGTCGATTGCGATGTACACCACGTAGAGTGTGCGCAGCAAACTTTGAGGCTAACAAGGCAGCACCAAAGCTGTAGGAACTGCCACCAACATTTTCATGAGTTCCGTCTGACTCATCTTCCTTTTGACGAAgcttcataattttcttttttgaatacCGACGCCATGCTGCTTGAATAAAGCATGCAGCCCAGGTCCTCCATTGTTGGGAGTAAAAACGGAAAGTGTGTTGAACCTGTCTACTGTGAAGGCGCCTAAACTGACTAGCAACAAATTTTAACTCATCAGCAGTTAAGGCAAAAGCCTCAACCTCCATTAATGCCTTAACTGTTCTAGTAGAAGATGGAAGATTAGAACCAGATTTAGGATCCAGGGCCCAGGTTAAAAGCTCCTCCCCACAGAAGTCAGCCTCTTTTAGAAAACCGCGGTTGAAAAATCCACTCCTCCCACCATCTGTGGTAACACTCTCAAGGCGACCACGTATGATGAACAACATCTCATCAACTGGATCTCCTTCCCGAACAATGTAAGTATTCTCTGTAAATAAACACGGTTTCAGTCTCTCACATATGGCATCAAGCAATCTCTCATCCATACTCTCAAATAGTGGAACCTACAAATCCATGAAAAGCAATCAAAGAATTAACAAACTCAGATGCTCAAACATAGTTTGATAAGTTAATCTAAGAGACATCAATTCCAAAAAATTTCAGAGAGAGGCTTCTGCATGATGTAATTCTAAAAGAATTTGGAAAGCAAATCTAGAGAGTCAGCGAAAGGACCAATTACACATAACCTTGGGTGGTTGTTTTGCTGTAAATACTATAACCAGTAACCATAAATATTGAACTGATTACCACAAGTTTATTCTTTTAAGTATAATAAGTTGGTCCTTAGTTTGTCAGAGAAAAGAGTGGTCTTATTTAGTCGCACATTTCAGATAGAGGGCCttcttggtattttgtttattttcaagTGTTTGAAAGCATACCCTCCTCACTAAGGCCAAACAGAGATGACGCTTAATATCTCTCCGAAGATCCTTTGGTAGACTCTGAACTAAATTTTCTTCATCTACACCCCGCGTTGCCAGCCACTTATATTGGTCATACCGTCTCACACGCTCTCTAAGATCTTGTGGGAGTAAGCGATGGTGCATCCACTGTTCTGAATCACGCCTTTTGACTCTCATTTCCTCAAGCCTAATGGTGAGAGATTGAAGATATGTCTGTAATCATGGGAAACACAGAGATCTCAGTATCAACTATCAAATACAAATAATCTTCTCTTTCATACTTTAGGAAATAAACTTCACAGCTATTTATTTGCAAGGCCATTCTGCGATAACAAGAAACAATATTTTGAACTTAAAAATATGAAGTGTATCAGTGTGTCCATGTGAATGTAcaattgatttaatttggtGTGCTTGAATAAGCTTATCCAGAAGCACTTTTAggagaataaaataagaaaaaaataaaataagcttctctataagttaaaatagcttatgcataagttaaaaataGTCTTTTAGAAAAACTATGAGAGCTTTTACAAAATAGcttatgaagaaaaataattttagcttatgaagaagttcattttatttttttctttttattttcttctcctataagtaCTTTTGAAGAAGTTTATCCACACAGGCCCGTAATGCATAACCATACATTGACCCTGACATATAAGGAGGGAGTTAGGTGAAAGTGTGAGAGCATTAGAAGAGTTAATCTTgacaatttaattttacattgaaAGTCAAGTTTAGGGgtcagtttgtttaaacttaaataagaaattttaaaacaaattcttttttaaaaagtgCTTATTTAATAAGCagataaaatttaattctcaaaataaccataaattgattttttttttatgcagaaACAAATTAGACAAgcacactaaaaaaaatagaaagttacttatttgattaaaataagtatttttttcaacaaataagtttaaaccAATTGACCCTAGTTCTCAGGCTTTCGTTTGATACTCGTTATTCataacatcatatatatatatatagtgtgcCCGCGCATGCATGTGTGCTTCAAAGTTTACAATATCTTGATGGGTGCCATAAGAGGCAACATGAAATGAAAAGTTGAGGGAAATAAAATTGTTATGTGACAAAAGTGCCTTGcctttttctattattagtattataaaaaattgctTAACAGTTTAAAACAGGATACATTTCATCAATGTGTCGTGTCAAACTCATGTCTGTGTCCGTCTGTTGGCACCAAAATAGTGAGTTCACAGGTTAAGACAAAATTTACCAATAATAGCATTCATCTTCAACATGCTTTAGCCAGAGAAAA
This region includes:
- the LOC114376266 gene encoding transmembrane 9 superfamily member 9-like, whose amino-acid sequence is MAREPLARDLCICVCIYILLIAHQSTCFYLPGVAPEDFWKGDPLKVKVNKLTSTKTQLPYSYYSLPYCRPKHIFDSAENLGEVLRGDRIENSPYVFKMREPQLCNVACRLILDEKAAKEFKEMIDDEYRVNMILDNLPLVVPIRRLDQESSVVYLHGFLVGLKGQYSGIKEDKYFIHNHLAFVVKYHTDPELDLSRIVGFEVTPFSYEFSVKHEYEGKWNENTRLTTCDPHAKKLVTSSESPQEVEHKKEIIFSYDVEFEASDVKWAYRWDTYLLMANDQIHWFSIVNSLMIVLFLSGMVAMIMLRTLYRDISKYNQLETQEEAQEETGWKLVHGDVFRPPSNSDLLCVYVGTGVQFFGMILVTMMFAALGFLSPSNRGGLMTAMLLLWVFMGLFAGYASARLYKMFKGTEWKKISFGTAFIFPATAFAVFFVLNALIWGQRSSGAVPFQTMFALLLLWFGISFPLVFVGGFVGFNKKPAIEDPVKTNKIARQIPKQAWYMNHVCSILIGGILPFGAVFIELFFILTSIWLHQFYYIFGFLFIVFVILIITCAEITIVLCYFQLCSENYNWWWRSYLTSGSSALYLFLYAVFYFFTKLEISKPISGILYFGYMLLLSYTFFVLTGTIGFYACFWFTRLIYSSVKID